A window from Vigna angularis cultivar LongXiaoDou No.4 chromosome 7, ASM1680809v1, whole genome shotgun sequence encodes these proteins:
- the LOC108338203 gene encoding L-type lectin-domain containing receptor kinase VIII.1 yields the protein MSHLSTLFMFAFFNFVAAVTEFDFGTLTLGSLKLLGDAHFNNGTVSLTRDLAVPTSSAGRALYSRPVRFRLPGNRSPASFTTFFSFSVANLNPSSIGGGLAFVLAPDDETIGDAGGFLGLSAVAAAADGGGGEFIAVEFDTLMDVEFKDINGNHVGVDLNSVVSSEVGDLESVGIDLKSGDLINAWIEFDGSSKGLSVWVSYSNLKPKDPVLSTSLDVDKYLSDFMYVGFSGSTQGSTEIHRIEWWSFGSSFDVAAGAAPPPPPATSLMNPTANAVKSAPPSPAPSNSEEKDSKSKSSCHNGLCKQNLGAVAGVVSAGAFVLAIFAGALIWFYSKKVKRVNKFDSLGPEIIKMPKQFTYKELKSATKCFNANRIIGHGAFGTVYKGVLPENGDTVAVKRCSHSSQGKNEFLSELSIIGSLRHRNLVRLQGWCHEKGEILLVYDLMPNGSLDKALFEARTPLPWSHRRKILLGVASALAYLHQECENQVIHRDIKTSNIMLDEGFNARLGDFGLARQTEHDKSPDATVAAGTMGYLAPEYLLTGKATEKTDVFSYGAVVLEVASGRRPIERDGNGGGKGGISCNLVEWVWSLHREGRLQLAADARLEGEFDEAEMRRVLLVGLACSHPDPLARPTMRGVVQMLVGEAEVPIVPRTKPSTGFSTSHSYLLMSLQDSVSDCDGIITISTSTSENSFNLGDIV from the coding sequence ATGTCGCATCTTTCAACGCTCTTTATGTTTGCCTTCTTCAATTTCGTAGCTGCAGTCACCGAGTTCGACTTTGGAACTTTAACATTGGGAAGCCTCAAGCTTCTGGGGGACGCTCACTTTAACAACGGCACCGTAAGCCTCACGCGCGACCTCGCCGTTCCGACCTCCAGCGCCGGCAGAGCTCTTTACTCCCGTCCGGTAAGGTTCCGCCTTCCCGGTAACCGCTCTCCGGCCAGCTTCACCaccttcttttccttctccgTCGCCAACCTCAACCCATCCTCCATCGGCGGCGGCCTCGCCTTCGTCCTCGCGCCGGACGATGAAACGATCGGCGATGCCGGTGGATTTCTTGGACTTAGCGCAGTCGCCGCCGCCGCGGATGGTGGCGGCGGCGAGTTTATTGCCGTGGAGTTTGATACGCTTATGGACGTAGAGTTTAAGGACATTAATGGGAACCACGTTGGGGTGGACTTAAACAGCGTTGTTTCGAGCGAGGTTGGTGATTTGGAGAGCGTTGGGATCGATCTGAAGAGCGGTGACCTAATTAACGCGTGGATTGAGTTCGATGGATCGAGCAAAGGATTAAGCGTGTGGGTTTCGTATTCCAATTTGAAACCGAAAGATCCCGTGTTGTCGACGAGCCTCGATGTGGATAAGTATTTGAGTGATTTTATGTATGTGGGGTTCTCAGGTTCTACGCAGGGTAGCACAGAGATTCACAGAATAGAGTGGTGGAGTTTTGGCTCTTCTTTTGATGTTGCGGCAGGGGCGGCCCCACCGCCTCCGCCGGCGACGAGTCTGATGAACCCGACGGCGAATGCGGTGAAGTCGGCGCCTCCTTCTCCGGCTCCTTCTAACAGTGAAGAGAAAGATAGCAAAAGCAAATCGTCTTGCCACAATGGGTTGTGTAAGCAGAATTTAGGAGCGGTTGCTGGTGTTGTTAGTGCCGGGGCTTTTGTTTTGGCTATCTTTGCCGGTGCATTGATTTGGTTTTACTCTAAGAAGGTTAAGCGTGTTAACAAGTTTGATTCGCTTGGTCCGGAGATCATTAAAATGCCGAAGCAGTTTACCTACAAGGAGCTGAAGTCTGCTACCAAGTGTTTCAATGCTAATAGGATCATTGGTCATGGCGCGTTTGGGACTGTGTATAAGGGGGTTTTGCCTGAAAACGGGGACACTGTTGCGGTGAAGAGATGCAGCCATAGTAGTCAGGGGAAGAATGAATTTTTGTCTGAGTTGTCTATCATTGGGAGCCTGAGGCATCGGAATCTGGTTCGGCTTCAAGGGTGGTGCCATGAAAAAGGGGAGATTCTGCTGGTGTATGACTTGATGCCCAATGGGAGTTTGGACAAGGCTTTGTTCGAGGCTAGGACACCTCTTCCCTGGTCTCACCGGCGCAAGATTTTGTTGGGCGTGGCCTCTGCCTTGGCCTACTTGCATCAAGAGTGTGAGAATCAGGTGATTCACAGGGACATCAAGACTAGTAATATAATGTTGGATGAAGGGTTCAACGCCAGGTTGGGAGATTTTGGTTTGGCGAGGCAAACGGAGCATGATAAGTCGCCGGATGCCACCGTGGCTGCTGGGACAATGGGGTACCTGGCACCCGAGTATCTCCTTACAGGAAAGGCTACAGAGAAAACTGATGTGTTCAGCTATGGTGCAGTGGTTCTTGAGGTGGCAAGTGGGAGAAGACCGATAGAGAGGGATGGGAATGGAGGTGGTAAAGGTGGAATTAGCTGCAATTTGGTAGAATGGGTGTGGAGTTTGCACCGGGAAGGAAGGTTGCAATTGGCGGCTGATGCAAGGCTTGAAGGGGAGTTTGATGAGGCGGAGATGAGGAGGGTACTGTTGGTTGGGCTAGCTTGCTCTCACCCTGATCCATTGGCTAGACCTACTATGAGGGGTGTGGTTCAGATGCTGGTGGGGGAAGCTGAAGTGCCTATTGTTCCAAGAACCAAGCCTTCCACAGGTTTCAGTACTTCCCACTCTTACTTACTGATGAGCTTGCAAGATAGTGTATCTGACTGTGATGGTATAATCACCATCTCTACATCCACATCAGAGAACAGCTTCAATCTTGGAGATATAGTCTGA
- the LOC108338207 gene encoding glutamate decarboxylase 1, which translates to MVLSKTASETDVSVHSTFASRYVRTILPRFKMGEQSIPKEAAYQIINDELMLDGNPRLNLASFVTTWMEPECDKLIMAAINKNYVDMDEYPVTTELQNRCVNMIAHLFNAPLEESEPAVGVGTVGSSEAIMLAGLAFKRRWQNRRKQEGKPCDSPNIVTGANVQVCWEKFARYFEVELKEVKLSDGYFVMDPDKAVEMVDENTICVAAILGSTLNGEFEDVKRLNDLLLEKNQTTGWDTPIHVDAASGGFIAPFLYPELEWDFRLPLVKSINVSGHKYGLVYAGIGWVIWRTKEDLPEELIFHINYLGADQPTFTLNFSKGSSQVIAQYYQLIRLGFEGYKMVMENCRDNMAVLKEGLEKTEKFDIVSKDIGVPLVAFTLKDHSHFNEFQISDLLRRYGWIVPAYTMPPDAENVTVLRVVVREDFSRTLAERLVTDLTKVVHELELLPARVISSTVTTGEDGEVTEGKVLVAKKSELETQRAITSAWKKFVMEKKKMNGVC; encoded by the exons ATGGTTCTCTCCAAAACGGCATCGGAGACGGACGTTTCTGTCCATTCAACCTTCGCCTCTCGCTATGTGCGAACAATTCTTCCCAG GTTCAAGATGGGAGAGCAATCGATCCCGAAGGAAGCGGCGTACCAGATCATAAACGACGAGCTGATGTTAGATGGAAATCCGAGGCTGAACCTGGCGTCGTTTGTGACGACGTGGATGGAGCCTGAATGTGACAAACTCATAATGGCTGCCATTAACAAAAACTACGTGGACATGGATGAGTACCCTGTCACCACTGAACTCCAG AACCGTTGCGTTAACATGATAGCTCACCTTTTCAATGCACCACTCGAGGAGTCAGAACCTGCAGTTGGTGTTGGCACGGTTGGCTCATCAGAGGCCATAATGTTGGCTGGATTGGCATTCAAAAGGAGATGGCAGAATAGAAGGAAACAAGAAGGGAAGCCTTGTGATAGTCCCAATATTGTTACTGGTGCCAATGTTCAG GTTTGCTGGGAGAAATTTGCGAGGTACTTTGAAGTGGAGTTGAAAGAGGTGAAGCTGAGTGATGGATACTTTGTAATGGACCCTGACAAAGCAGTGGAAATGGTGGATGAGAACACCATTTGTGTTGCTGCTATCCTTGGTTCCACTTTGAACGGAGAGTTTGAAGATGTCAAGCGCTTAAATGATCTCCTACTAGAAAAGAATCAGACAACTGG ATGGGACACTCCAATTCATGTGGATGCAGCCAGTGGTGGATTCATTGCACCGTTTCTTTATCCAGAGCTTGAGTGGGACTTTCGGTTACCACTAGTGAAGAGCATCAATGTTAGTGGACACAAATATGGTCTAGTCTATGCTGGAATTGGTTGGGTCATTTGGAGAACCAAGGAAGACCTTCCCGAGGAACTCATTTTCCACATTAATTATCTCGGAGCTGATCAACCCACCTTCACCCTCAACTTCTCCAAAG GTTCTAGCCAAGTTATTGCCCAGTACTACCAACTAATTCGATTGGGTTTTGAG GGATACAAAATGGTGATGGAAAACTGCAGAGACAACATGGCAGTGCTTAAGGAAGGTCTAGAGAAAACTGAAAAGTTCGACATTGTGTCTAAAGACATCGGTGTCCCATTGGTGGCCTTCACTTTGAAGGATCACAGCCACTTCAATGAGTTCCAAATCTCTGACCTGCTGAGGCGCTATGGATGGATAGTGCCAGCATACACTATGCCTCCAGATGCAGAAAATGTCACAGTACTTCGTGTTGTGGTTAGGGAGGACTTCTCTCGCACCCTTGCGGAGCGTCTTGTCACTGATCTCACCAAAGTGGTGCACGAGCTGGAGCTGCTTCCTGCTAGGGTAATCAGCAGCACCGTAACGACTGGAGAAGATGGTGAAGTCACCGAGGGAAAAGTATTGGTTGCCAAGAAGAGTGAATTAGAGACACAGAGGGCAATCACTTCAGCTTGGAAGAAGTTTGtgatggagaagaagaagatgaatggtgTTTGTTAG